In Rhodoferax sediminis, the sequence TGACCTACGGCGCACTCACCATGGTCATGCTGCAGGCCGGCACCTTCCCGACCACCGTCTGGTTGCTGCTGGCCATGGGATTGGCTGTCTTCATCAAGGACGTGTGGGGCCAGCTGCGCCCTGGCGCACTGCCCGCTGGCAACCACGTCCTGCGAAATTCCGCGGTGTTGAACCTGCTGCTGCCGGTTGTGGTCTACCTGCTGGCCAGGCTGCTCCCGCTGCAAGCCTTGGACCTGCCCGCCCAGGCAGCGCTCACCCTGGCCATCGTCGCGCCACTTGCGCCGATGTGGTACCGGCTGGCCTTTGAGCCGCTGGCCCACGCCAGTGTGCTGGTGTTGCTGATCGTCGCGGTGGCCGTGCATTTCGTCATGCTCGGACTCGGGCTGGCGATGTTCGGAGCAGAAGGCGCGCGCTCCAATCCGTTCTCGGACCTGCACTTCAACCTGGGGCCACTGTCGCTCTCGGGGCAGGGCCTGGCGGTGATCGTCGCATCGGTGCTGATCATGGCCGCGCTGTCGCTGTTCTTTAGCGTAACGGTGGCCGGCAAGGCCTTGCGCGCGACTGCCGTGAACCGCCTCGGTGCACGGCTGGTGGGGATCGAGGTGGTGCATTCGGGCCAGCTGGCATTCTTGCTGGCGGGCCTGATCGGCGCGTTCTCGGGCATCCTGATCGGCCCCGCCACGACGCTGTATTACGACTCGGGTTTCGTGATCGGCCTGAAAGGCTTTGTCGGCGCCATCATCGGTGGCATGGTCAGCTACCCGATCGCAGCTGCCGGGGCGCTGTTCGTAGGGCTGATGGAGGCCTACGCATCGTTCTGGGCCAGCGCCTACAAGGACGTGCTGGTGTTCGCATTGATCGTGCCGATCGTGGCCTGGCGCTCGTTCAGCGGCCACGCGCTGCTGGATGAGGAGGAAGAATAATGGCCGGCCCGACATTGCCGCGCCGACGCTTCGGCCAGACCGGCATCGTGTTGTGGCTGGCGTTCATGATCGCGCTGGCGGTCCTGCCAGTGCCCGTATTCTGGATCACGCTGGCCAACTACATCGGCATGTACAGTCTGGTCGCGCTGGGGCTGGTGCTGCTGACAGGCATCGCGGGCATGATGTCGTTCGGCCAGGCCGCGTTCGTCGGGCTGGGCGCTTACGCCAGCGCCGTGCTGACCACCAGTTACGGCGCCTCGCCCTGGATCGGTCTGCTGGCCGGCGTCGCCGTCACGGTACTGGCCGCGTTGGCGCTGGGCGCCCTCACCGTGCGCCTGTCGGGCCATTACCTGCCGCTGTGCACGCTGGCGTGGGGTCTGAGCCTGTTCTACCTGTTCGGCAACCTGACCCTGCTCGGGCAATTCGACGGGATCACCGGCATCCCCCCCATCAACGTGTTCGGCTTCGAGTTGCGAAGCGGCCGGCACATCTACCTGCTGATCTGGCTCATGGTCGCACTGGCCGTCATGGCCACCCTGAATCTGCTCGATTCGCGCTCGGGCCGCGCCATCCGCGCCCTCAAGGGTGGCGTCGTGATGGCCGAATCCTGCGGCGTGA encodes:
- a CDS encoding branched-chain amino acid ABC transporter permease; protein product: MDASIALILAQDGITTGAVYALLAVGLVLVFAVTRVIFIPQGEMVTYGALTMVMLQAGTFPTTVWLLLAMGLAVFIKDVWGQLRPGALPAGNHVLRNSAVLNLLLPVVVYLLARLLPLQALDLPAQAALTLAIVAPLAPMWYRLAFEPLAHASVLVLLIVAVAVHFVMLGLGLAMFGAEGARSNPFSDLHFNLGPLSLSGQGLAVIVASVLIMAALSLFFSVTVAGKALRATAVNRLGARLVGIEVVHSGQLAFLLAGLIGAFSGILIGPATTLYYDSGFVIGLKGFVGAIIGGMVSYPIAAAGALFVGLMEAYASFWASAYKDVLVFALIVPIVAWRSFSGHALLDEEEE